The Watersipora subatra chromosome 1, tzWatSuba1.1, whole genome shotgun sequence genome has a window encoding:
- the LOC137410511 gene encoding uncharacterized protein, whose product MQSISLLTRRIYKSTRLLYRSLCKEAKRSFPKVNGEWLMDQYPDIALVTTNSHQLVDSLVRRIQAKNHEVAEELVDELKSSFEFYKFKLARTKDISQKLTSEKLSPLTLSDLRSEFRASLRDTKVAYTDFMDLYNSFPNIIEHNDINQKVAVKSCLADTVIPSLKWTGFDQENRDDYQRSGYLTGEAAIKQLELQGFACEYLEQFKMVPVTFPSFVRQEVTAQSGVSTMLDSDIYTLLTKPEMHADADSSLDKSDRSNRKAKSEDNFVYQVHGLSEILLMTFFIRRNLANHLPFWLYSIGNQYRMPCSGEMAQSMVVPFVGACSTNQEALAHFHFGVNLIEEFWKVLKLDVIKIAVEPHHLSQHEACATEFIMKYTQKTGRRTVLSRMSLSNDYVGRRIMAYTKCSQDNTISFDEKFCFFATGNLVDISALIANI is encoded by the coding sequence ATGCAGTCTATATCTTTACTAACTCGGAGAATATATAAAAGCACAAGGCTTCTATATCGCTCTTTATGTAAAGAAGCAAAGCGATCATTTCCTAAAGTTAATGGTGAATGGCTGATGGATCAGTACCCAGACATAGCTCTAGTAACCACTAATTCCCACCAGCTTGTTGACAGCCTTGTCAGGCGAATACAAGCTAAGAACCATGAAGTTGCTGAGGAACTTGTTGATGAGCTTAAAAGCAGCTTTGAATTTTATAAGTTTAAGTTAGCCAGGACAAAAGACATCAGCCAAAAGTTAACAAGCGAAAAGCTTTCACCATTGACATTGTCAGATTTGCGTAGTGAATTCCGTGCATCATTAAGAGATACCAAAGTGGCTTACACTGATTTTATGGACCTGTACAATTCTTTTCCTAATATTATTGAGCATAATGACATCAACCAAAAAGTAGCAGTAAAGTCATGCTTGGCTGATACTGTTATTCCATCATTAAAATGGACTGGTTTTGACCAAGAGAACCGCGACGATTACCAAAGGAGTGGTTATCTCACTGGTGAAGCTGCTATTAAGCAGCTGGAGCTCCAAGGCTTTGCTTGTGAATACCTCGAGCAATTTAAAATGGTACCAGTCACATTTCCCAGCTTCGTGCGTCAAGAAGTAACAGCACAAAGTGGGGTATCTACAATGTTGGATTCAGACATATACACGTTGCTCACGAAACCTGAAATGCATGCAGATGCTGATTCATCACTCGACAAAAGTGACCGAAGCAATCGCAAAGCTAAGTCCGAAGACAATTTTGTATACCAGGTGCATGGCTTGTCCGAAATTTTACTCATGACATTTTTTATTCGACGAAACCTCGCTAACCATCTTCCATTTTGGTTGTACTCTATTGGCAACCAATACCGGATGCCCTGCAGCGGGGAGATGGCACAATCCATGGTGGTCCCATTTGTGGGAGCCTGTAGTACAAATCAAGAAGCACTTGCTCATTTTCATTTTGGAGTTAACCTCATTGAAGAATTCTGGAAAGTACTCAAGTTAGATGTTATCAAGATCGCTGTTGAGCCTCACCACTTGTCGCAGCATGAAGCTTGTGCAACTGAATTTATCATGAAGTATACTCAAAAGACTGGGCGGCGAACTGTTCTCTCTCGGATGTCTCTCAGCAATGATTATGTAGGAAGAAGGATTATGGCGTACACTAAATGTTCTCAGGACAATACCATATCTTTTGACGAAAAGTTCTGCTTCTTTGCAACTGGAAACTTGGTGGACATTAGCGCTCTCATTGCCAACATCTGA